One genomic window of Tachypleus tridentatus isolate NWPU-2018 chromosome 12, ASM421037v1, whole genome shotgun sequence includes the following:
- the LOC143233994 gene encoding G protein-activated inward rectifier potassium channel 3-like yields the protein MNRATVWQELIPSQKLSNYDIHMGMPLSASESEQPNREKTLAKHLFEESTFQCNNKYKQNRVLPSRHRKRLILKNGTVNSSVQHIAKRSQRYLQDIFITLVDIQWRWNLLVFAMGFILTWLGFGVVWWLINYAHGDFEHIGEDGWEPCVHNIKSFTSAFLFSLETQHTIGYGSRMINEECPEAIFIMCIQSITGVMIQSFIVGMVFAKFSRPKKRQQTLMFSRNAIVSVRDGKMCLMFRVGDLRKSLIIGAHISAQLVRKKITAEGEVIPYFYSWIDIKCDQTNDNLLLIWPTICTHEINEASPFYSMGAEDMMKDKFEIIVILEGTIESTGQSFQARSSYLPNEILWGHRFEQLVSYSKETGDYVVDYGKFNNTFEVETPLCSAKEYIDYQNVYSQCGASPQFSRTSSSLAKISWSQMESDYSHH from the coding sequence ATGAATAGAGCTACAGTTTGGCAAGAGTTGATCCCCAGTCAGAAACTTAGTAACTATGACATACATATGGGCATGCCTTTAAGTGCTTCCGAAAGTGAGCAACCGAACAGAGAAAAGACATTAGCGAAACATTTGTTTGAAGAGAGCACCTttcaatgtaataataaatataaacagaatagAGTTCTTCCTAGTCGCCATCGGAAAAGATTAATTTTAAAGAACGGAACTGTAAATTCTTCAGTTCAGCACATCGCTAAACGAAGTCAGAGGTATCTTCAAGATATTTTCATAACTCTTGTAGATATACAGTGGAGATGGAATTTATTAGTTTTCGCTATGGGATTTATTCTTACTTGGCTTGGCTTCGGGGTAGTTTGGTGGCTAATTAACTATGCTCATGGAGATTTTGAACACATAGGTGAAGATGGTTGGGAGCCTTGTGTTCATAACATCAAATCCTTCACATCAGCGTTTCTCTTTTCCCTTGAGACCCAGCACACGATTGGTTATGGTTCTCGTATGATCAATGAAGAATGTCCAGAAGCTATATTTATTATGTGCATTCAGTCAATAACTGGTGTTATGATTCAATCTTTCATTGTTGGTATGGTATTTGCAAAATTCTCTAGGccaaaaaaaagacaacaaacgCTGATGTTTAGTCGCAATGCAATTGTTTCCGTTCGAGATGGTAAAATGTGTCTGATGTTTCGGGTGGGAGATTTACGTAAATCGCTTATCATTGGTGCTCACATTTCTGCTCAACtcgtaagaaaaaaaattacagctGAGGGGGAAGTGATTCCTTACTTTTATTCTTGGATCGACATTAAGTGTGACCAGACTAATGACAACCTTCTTCTAATCTGGCCAACAATATGTACACATGAGATAAATGAAGCAAGTCCGTTCTATTCCATGGGAGCAGAAGATATGATGAAGGATAAGTTTGAGATTATTGTCATTTTAGAAGGAACTATAGAATCGACTGGACAATCGTTTCAAGCACGATCTTCTTATCTTCCAAATGAGATTCTCTGGGGTCATCGATTTGAACAATTAGTTTCGTACAGCAAGGAAACCGGGGACTATGTTGTAGATTATGGGAAGTTTAACAACACTTTTGAGGTAGAAACCCCTCTCTGTAGCGCTAAGGAGTACATTGActatcaaaatgtttattcacaATGCGGAGCATCACCCCAGTTTTCCAGGACAAGCTCCTCCTTGGCCAAAATCAGTTGGTCTCAAATGGAATCCGATTATAGTCATCATTAG